A DNA window from Brassica napus cultivar Da-Ae chromosome A4, Da-Ae, whole genome shotgun sequence contains the following coding sequences:
- the LOC106450246 gene encoding uncharacterized protein LOC106450246, translating into MEGLIPFVYRAFMQIRYGDDSSLSSSYYVRLPGDSSRFERSDFEVSGLGSSSNMASSKTTTTTTTFAVSTGVQSPGHRRVVT; encoded by the coding sequence ATGGAGGGTCTTATACCGTTTGTTTACAGAGCCTTCATGCAAATCCGTTATGGCGACGACTCgtcgctttcttcttcttactacGTTCGTTTACCGGGTGATTCAAGCCGGTTCGAGAGATCCGATTTCGAAGTGTCGGGTCTTGGATCGTCTTCCAATATGGCATCGTCAAAGACCACAACCACGACCACTACGTTTGCTGTTTCCACTGGAGTCCAGTCACCCGGTCATCGTCGGGTCGTGACATGA